A stretch of Pseudomonas taetrolens DNA encodes these proteins:
- a CDS encoding flagellar motor protein, whose amino-acid sequence MDVLSLIGIIMAFVAIIGGNYLEGGHLGALVNGPAALIVLGGTVGAALLQSPMSAFKRAMQTVVWILFPPHIDLAGGIDRVVNWSLTARKEGLLGLEGVADSEPDNYARKGLQLLVDGMEPEVIRSILEVDFLTQESRDIEAAKVFESMGGYAPTIGIIGAVMGLIHVMGNLADPGQLGSGIAVAFVATIYGVASANLVLLPVASKLKSIARRQALYREMLLEGILSIAEGENPRSIELKLQGFMG is encoded by the coding sequence ATGGATGTGCTCAGCCTGATCGGCATCATCATGGCTTTTGTCGCGATTATCGGCGGCAACTACCTCGAAGGCGGCCACCTCGGCGCCCTGGTCAATGGCCCGGCGGCGCTGATCGTGCTGGGTGGCACGGTGGGCGCGGCGTTGTTGCAGTCGCCAATGAGTGCGTTCAAGCGGGCGATGCAAACCGTGGTGTGGATTCTGTTCCCGCCGCATATCGATCTGGCGGGCGGCATTGACCGTGTTGTCAACTGGAGCCTGACGGCCCGCAAGGAAGGCCTGCTGGGTCTCGAAGGCGTGGCCGATAGCGAGCCGGACAACTACGCGCGCAAAGGCTTGCAGTTGCTGGTCGATGGCATGGAGCCGGAGGTTATCCGGAGCATCCTGGAAGTCGACTTCCTGACCCAGGAAAGCCGTGACATTGAAGCTGCGAAAGTGTTTGAAAGCATGGGCGGCTATGCGCCGACCATTGGCATTATCGGGGCGGTGATGGGCTTGATCCATGTGATGGGCAACCTGGCGGACCCCGGCCAGCTGGGCAGCGGCATTGCGGTGGCCTTTGTCGCGACCATCTATGGCGTGGCCAGTGCCAACCTGGTGTTGTTGCCGGTGGCCAGCAAGCTCAAATCGATTGCCCGGCGCCAGGCGTTGTACCGCGAGATGCTGCTCGAAGGCATCCTGTCGATTGCCGAAGGCGAAAACCCGCGCTCCATTGAACTCAAGCTTCAGGGCTTTATGGGGTAA
- a CDS encoding protein-glutamate methylesterase/protein-glutamine glutaminase, with the protein MVVKVLVVDDSGFFRRRVSEILSADPTIQVIGTATNGKEAIDQALALRPDVITMDYEMPLMDGITAVRHIMQRCPTPVLMFSSLTHEGARVTLDALDAGAVDFLPKNFEDISRNPEKVKQLLCEKVHSISRSNRRSSSYSAPAPQLSTPLPTPRVPSASPSPVRTTPIASRTAPAPVTTSAAPKRKAYKLVAIGTSTGGPVALQRVLTQLPGHFPAPIVLVQHMPAAFTKAFAERLDKLCRISVKEAEDGDVLRPGLALLAPGGKQMMIDGRGTVCILPGDERLNYKPCVDITFGSAAKSYGDKVLALVLTGMGADGREGARLLKQSGSHVWAQDEASCVIYGMPMAIVKAGLADAVYSLDDMGKYLVEACH; encoded by the coding sequence ATGGTAGTCAAGGTCCTGGTGGTGGATGATTCCGGTTTTTTCCGCCGCCGCGTCTCGGAAATTCTGTCGGCCGATCCGACGATTCAAGTGATCGGCACTGCCACCAATGGCAAGGAAGCGATAGACCAGGCTCTGGCGCTCAGGCCCGATGTGATCACCATGGACTACGAGATGCCATTGATGGACGGCATCACAGCGGTGCGTCATATCATGCAGCGCTGTCCGACCCCGGTGTTGATGTTCTCCTCGCTGACTCACGAAGGGGCCCGGGTAACCCTGGATGCGCTGGATGCAGGGGCGGTGGATTTCCTGCCGAAAAACTTCGAGGACATCTCGCGTAACCCGGAGAAGGTCAAGCAACTGCTGTGTGAGAAAGTCCACAGCATTTCCCGCAGCAACCGTCGCTCGTCCAGCTACAGCGCGCCAGCCCCCCAGCTCTCGACCCCGCTGCCAACGCCACGGGTGCCCAGTGCCAGCCCGTCGCCCGTTCGCACGACCCCGATTGCCAGTCGCACGGCACCGGCCCCGGTGACGACGTCTGCGGCGCCGAAGCGCAAGGCTTACAAACTGGTGGCCATTGGTACCTCGACCGGCGGCCCGGTGGCTTTGCAGCGCGTATTGACTCAGTTGCCCGGGCACTTTCCGGCCCCCATCGTGCTGGTGCAGCACATGCCGGCGGCGTTCACCAAGGCGTTTGCCGAACGTCTCGACAAGCTCTGCCGGATCAGTGTCAAAGAGGCCGAGGACGGCGATGTCCTGCGTCCGGGCCTGGCCCTGCTGGCCCCGGGCGGCAAGCAGATGATGATCGATGGCCGTGGTACGGTGTGTATCCTGCCGGGTGACGAGCGGTTGAACTACAAGCCGTGCGTAGACATTACCTTTGGTTCCGCAGCCAAGTCCTATGGTGACAAAGTTTTGGCGCTGGTCCTCACCGGCATGGGCGCGGACGGCCGGGAAGGTGCGCGCCTGCTCAAGCAAAGTGGCAGCCATGTATGGGCTCAGGACGAAGCCAGCTGCGTGATTTACGGCATGCCGATGGCCATCGTTAAAGCCGGCCTCGCGGATGCGGTGTACAGCCTCGACGATATGGGCAAATACCTGGTCGAGGCCTGCCACTGA